Proteins encoded together in one Acanthochromis polyacanthus isolate Apoly-LR-REF ecotype Palm Island chromosome 12, KAUST_Apoly_ChrSc, whole genome shotgun sequence window:
- the erfl3 gene encoding LOW QUALITY PROTEIN: ETS domain-containing transcription factor ERF (The sequence of the model RefSeq protein was modified relative to this genomic sequence to represent the inferred CDS: inserted 8 bases in 7 codons; deleted 4 bases in 4 codons; substituted 1 base at 1 genomic stop codon) — protein MKTPGDTGFAFPEWAYKPESSPGSRQIQLWHFILELLRKEEYHDVIAWQGDYGEFVIKDPDEVARLWGARKCKPQMNYDKLSRALRYYYNKRILHKTKGKRFTYKFNFNKLVLVNYPFIDMGSTGGSVPQSAPPVPTGAGTHFRFPPSTPXEVLSPNEDLRSPGXMFSSVGRRMARGSVSDCSDGTSVNSEIEEGNTGAGEERGERAVSGGGGAGGGAGYRSIIHPRLSHETLFRMYGGPGNPAGHPGSRGHTGHRIHPEPLSPFPVSPLPGPGGASLLAPPLSPALSMXPTSHLPYTPSPTLSPMLGSHFSFNPEDMKRYLQAHTQSVYNYGLSPRAFLQXPNIVIPQPHRPAADKAGLTAERXAAERATTAGGGERGGDRHHHPPLAHSTHHHPHLPHSAHPHXSHSHPIHHPLHLGEEPPHMSPSSQAAATSAGRKQREGQSQSKPRQSSLSSGSGSGSMSSTSGLGSSLSFGSDLSSASGSGLISASSSTQSLNSAGLPSFQVEPISDIESEEEVEVTDISDEDPDERDEEFELFSPRHFRASNHHHHHHHVNGTATTQHQPHPDEDLDEDVFKAPAPPPPGLMPFFTSQHTQSNAHRGLSALKSEPPEPAESSTSPSQMASAGAPQTKCIPLKLRFKRRWSEDQRMEASQEESDDKKXRPEEERERQRQSNGQMEMEEDGTGSGEGDSPXPLAYEGSIATPLASHSRASAELHRATAQLSLENKDC, from the exons gGTTCGCCTTCCCAGAATGGGCTTACAAGCCTGAGTCGAGCCCTGGGTCCAGACAGATCCAGTTATGGCACTTCATCCTGGAACTGCTCAGGAAAGAGGAGTATCATGATGTCATTGCCTGGCAGGGGGATTATGGCGAGTTTGTAATCAAGGACCCAGATGAAGTGGCCAGGCTGTGGGGGGCCAGGAAATGTAAACCCCAGATGAACTATGACAAGCTCAGCAGGGCCTTGAG GTATTACTACAACAAGAGAATCCTTCACAAGACTAAAGGCAAGAGGTTCACCTACAAGTTCAACTTCAATAAACTGGTTCTGGTCAATTATCCCTTCATAGACATGGGCTCTACTG GAGGCAGTGTTCCCCAGAGTGCACCTCCTGTCCCCACTGGTGCCGGGACCCACTTCCGTTTCCCTCCTTCCACAC CTGAAGTCCTCTCCCCTAATGAGGACCTGCGCAGCCCGG GCATGTTCAGCTCAGTGGGCCGACGAATGGCGCGTGGCTCCGTCAGCGATTGCAGCGACGGCACCTCGGTTAATTCTGAGATCGAGGAGGGTAACACGGGAGCAGGAGAAGAGAGGGGAGAAAGGgctgtgagtggaggaggaggagctggtggTGGAGCAGGCTACCGTAGTATCATTCATCCTCGTCTGTCTCATGAAACCCTGTTCCGCATGTACGGAGGGCCAGGTAACCCTGCTGGGCACCCAGGCTCCCGTGGCCACACCGGACACCGTATCCATCCCGAGCCCTTGTCCCCCTTCCCTGTCTCCCCTCTGCCAGGGCCAGGAGGTGCCAGCCTCTTAGCCCCTCCTCTGTCCCCAGCGCTCTCCA ACCCCACATCTCATCTGCCCTACACTCCCTCACCCACTCTGTCACCCATGTTAGGCTCACACTTCTCCTTCAACCCAGAGGACATGAAGCGCTACCTGCAGGCCCATACCCAGTCGGTG TACAACTACGGCCTCAGCCCCAGAGCTTTCCTCCAGTAACCCAACATCGTCATCCCTCAGCCCCACCGGCCCGCCGCCGACAAGGCCGGtctgacagcagaga gagccGCCGAAAGAGCTACAACGGCtgggggaggagagagagggggagacaggCACCACCATCCACCTCTTGCTCACTCCACCCATCACCACCCGCATCTTCCTCACTCTGCCCATCCTCA CTCGCATTCCCATCCCATACATCACCCGCTCCATTTGGGTGAGGAGCCCCCACACATGTCTCCTTCAAGTCAAGCTGCAGCCACCTCCGCTGGCAGGAAGCAGAGGGAAGGGCAAAGCCAGAGTAAACCCAGGCAAAGTTCACTGTCTTCAGGCTCAGGATCCGGGTCCATGTCCTCTACCTCTGGC CTGGGGTCCTCCCTATCATTCGGCAGTGACCTGAGCTCAGCCAGTGGC TCAGGTCTCATCTCTGCCTCCTCTTCAACGCAGTCTCTAAACAGTGCCGGATTACCCAG TTTTCAGGTGGAGCCCATCTCTGATATAGAGTCAGAGGAAGAGGTGGAGGTAACTGACATTAGCGATGAAGACCCAGATGAAAGAGATGAGGAGTTTGAGCTCTTTTCCCCTCGACACTTCAGAGCatccaaccaccaccaccaccaccaccatgttaACGGCACGGCCACAACTCAACACCAACCCCATCCTGATGAAGACCTGGACGAGGACGTCTTCAAAGCCCCCGCTCCTCCTCCGCCAGGCCTGATGCCTTTCTTCACCTCGCAGCACACACAGTCCAATGCACATCGCGGCCTCTCCGCCCTCAAGAGTGAACCCCCCGAGCCGGCTGAGAGCAGCACATCCCCATCCCAGATGGCCTCG GCAGGAGCTCCCCAGACCAAGTGCATCCCTCTCAAGCTCCGCTTCAAGAGACGCTGGAGCGAAGACCAGCGGATGGAGGCCTCACAGGAGGAGTCGGATGACAAAA TACgaccagaggaggagagggaaagACAGAGGCAGAGTAACGGACagatggagatggaggaggatgggACAGGCAGTGGCGAAGGGGACAGTC CCCCGCTGGCATATGAGGGCTCTATAGCAACACCACTGGCCTCACACAGTAGGGCAAGCGCTGAGTTGCACCGTGCCACTGCACAGCTCTCACTAGAGAATAAAGACTGCTGA